Part of the Apilactobacillus apisilvae genome is shown below.
ATTTGTGGTCTAATTGGGTTATTAACAGAGTTAATTAATTCTGATAAATTAAAGGTTACTTATGCCATCATTTTACATTTTATTGGTACTTTTACTTTGGTATCTTTATTAAATATAGTAACTGGCCAATTGGACACGTTTAGAATGCCTTATTTGGCTCAATATATCACTGCTTTTTTGATTATATATGTAATTATTTGGCTAATGGTTCTTAGTACATTTAAAAATACAACTTCAAAAATTAACAATGCAATTAAGAAAAGAAATAAACACTAAATGAAAAATAACTTATTATGATATTATTGTCATAATAAGTTATTTTTGTAAGGAG
Proteins encoded:
- a CDS encoding DUF3021 family protein, which encodes MKIVKRLVREFIVGMLFGSLIYMLTDFYEGDLKYRIIYLSICGLIGLLTELINSDKLKVTYAIILHFIGTFTLVSLLNIVTGQLDTFRMPYLAQYITAFLIIYVIIWLMVLSTFKNTTSKINNAIKKRNKH